In the genome of Paracoccus tegillarcae, one region contains:
- the kdsA gene encoding 3-deoxy-8-phosphooctulonate synthase, with translation MTKTVPIGDFEVGNDLPLTIIAGPCQLETLDHALMIAETMAKACADAGAGYVFKASYDKANRTSLTGKRGVGIDEGLQMLATIRDRIGCPVVTDVHDIDQARAAAQAVDIIQIPAFLSRQTDLLLAAGETGAVVNIKKGQFLAPWDMSNVADKVASTGNDKILLTERGASFGYNTLVTDMRSLPIMARTGYPIIMDATHSVQQPGGQGGSSGGQREFAPVMARAAVALGVAGVFIETHEDPDNAPSDGPNMIPLDRMPALISSLMQFDALAKADPVMG, from the coding sequence ATGACGAAAACCGTTCCCATTGGCGATTTCGAGGTCGGAAATGACCTGCCCCTGACCATCATCGCTGGCCCCTGCCAGTTGGAAACGCTGGACCACGCGCTGATGATCGCCGAAACCATGGCCAAGGCCTGTGCCGATGCCGGCGCGGGCTATGTGTTCAAAGCCAGTTATGACAAGGCGAACCGCACCTCTTTGACCGGCAAGCGTGGTGTGGGTATCGACGAGGGCCTGCAAATGCTGGCCACCATCCGCGACCGCATCGGATGCCCGGTAGTAACGGACGTGCACGACATCGATCAAGCCCGTGCGGCAGCGCAAGCGGTGGACATTATCCAGATCCCGGCCTTTCTTAGCCGCCAGACCGATCTGCTGCTGGCGGCAGGCGAAACCGGCGCGGTGGTCAACATCAAGAAAGGTCAGTTCCTCGCGCCGTGGGACATGTCCAATGTGGCCGACAAGGTCGCCTCGACCGGAAATGACAAGATCCTCCTCACCGAACGCGGCGCCAGCTTTGGCTATAACACGCTGGTCACAGACATGCGGTCGCTGCCGATCATGGCGAGGACCGGCTATCCGATCATCATGGATGCGACGCATTCGGTGCAACAGCCCGGTGGACAAGGCGGCAGTTCCGGCGGGCAGCGTGAATTCGCCCCGGTCATGGCGCGCGCGGCGGTCGCCCTTGGTGTTGCGGGGGTGTTTATCGAAACCCATGAAGACCCGGACAACGCGCCCTCTGACGGCCCGAACATGATCCCGCTGGACCGAATGCCCGCGCTGATCTCATCGCTGATGCAATTCGACGCCCTGGCCAAGGCCGATCCGGTGATGGGTTAG
- a CDS encoding capsule biosynthesis protein, with protein MTTPPRARRFHIDRVGTGFDDRRSGQPSAAEPAQTTQDDTAGAGDPPKPGTAGSTPFSSSRIAISVRKKNPDEPANDVDTRGDDGRIPSAESLMQSGPIDDGFGDRRFPTAEPAPQSEGDRPANQDAPAASATTAAAGTSSDDHAGKIAAIKAENLTVRQLRIARRIAALHQIEVESDEEAVLLLRERGIDPSHRTAVGRVLSAEGARAQAAPSPNAPTVLSRPSNLPAAPKVTAPARPEPKENNGLRSREELTEDKRAAEIYLIQRDIARRRRRRLAMVFIRLAFFVFLPTAIAGWYYYTLATPLYATKSQFQIQQANGAGGSEAGGMLAGMQMATNPDSIAVQSYLTSRDAMLRLDRDMGFKRAFQDPLIDPVQRLSPDASNEAAYKVYQKSVKIGYDPTEGMINMEVIAPDPQLSEGFSLALIEYAEGQVDQMTSRLRDDQMTGAMESYQDAEQKVLDAQRQVQKLQQELGVLDPAAEGGVVMQQISQLEIQLNTKELELGSLLANPRPQQSRVDALNGEIGRLQEMITQTRQQLTQGNETRSSLAAISGELRIAEGDLSTRQELLAQSAAQLETARIEANKQVRYLSMSVSPTPPDEPTYPKAFQNTLVAFLVFSGIYLMMSLTASILREQVSS; from the coding sequence ATGACTACACCGCCTAGAGCCCGACGGTTTCATATCGACCGTGTCGGAACCGGGTTTGACGACAGGCGCAGCGGCCAGCCGTCTGCCGCTGAGCCTGCGCAAACCACGCAAGACGACACTGCAGGCGCCGGCGATCCGCCCAAGCCCGGCACGGCTGGTTCGACGCCGTTCAGCAGTTCCAGGATCGCTATTTCAGTGCGCAAGAAAAACCCGGACGAACCGGCAAATGATGTCGACACGCGCGGTGATGATGGTCGGATCCCCTCGGCCGAATCTCTGATGCAAAGCGGGCCGATTGATGACGGCTTTGGCGACCGCCGCTTTCCCACCGCAGAACCCGCCCCGCAGTCAGAGGGCGATCGGCCGGCAAACCAGGACGCCCCTGCGGCATCCGCGACCACAGCGGCGGCAGGCACAAGCAGCGACGACCACGCAGGCAAAATCGCGGCGATCAAGGCAGAAAACCTGACCGTTCGACAATTGCGCATTGCCCGCCGCATCGCCGCGCTGCACCAGATCGAGGTCGAAAGCGACGAAGAGGCGGTGTTGCTGCTGCGCGAACGCGGCATCGACCCATCGCATCGCACAGCGGTCGGCCGGGTCCTGTCGGCCGAGGGTGCGCGCGCTCAAGCCGCGCCGTCACCGAATGCGCCAACGGTTCTTTCACGCCCCTCGAACCTGCCCGCCGCACCCAAGGTGACCGCCCCCGCCCGGCCGGAGCCAAAAGAGAACAACGGCCTGCGCTCTCGCGAGGAGTTGACCGAGGACAAGCGCGCGGCAGAGATCTATCTCATCCAGCGAGATATCGCCCGCCGCCGCCGACGTCGCTTGGCCATGGTTTTCATTCGCCTGGCGTTCTTTGTGTTTCTGCCGACCGCAATCGCCGGTTGGTATTACTACACGCTGGCAACGCCGCTTTACGCAACCAAATCGCAATTCCAGATCCAGCAAGCCAATGGTGCCGGTGGCAGTGAAGCCGGCGGAATGTTGGCAGGCATGCAAATGGCAACCAACCCCGACTCGATCGCGGTGCAAAGCTATCTGACCTCGCGGGACGCCATGTTGCGGCTGGATCGGGACATGGGCTTCAAGCGGGCGTTTCAGGACCCGCTGATCGACCCCGTGCAACGTCTCAGTCCTGACGCCAGCAACGAAGCCGCCTATAAGGTATATCAGAAATCGGTCAAAATCGGCTACGACCCGACCGAAGGCATGATCAATATGGAAGTCATCGCCCCAGACCCACAGCTGAGCGAAGGATTCTCGCTGGCGCTGATCGAATATGCAGAAGGCCAGGTCGACCAGATGACCTCGCGCCTGCGCGATGACCAGATGACCGGTGCAATGGAATCCTATCAGGACGCCGAGCAAAAAGTGCTGGATGCGCAGCGTCAGGTCCAGAAATTGCAGCAGGAACTGGGTGTTCTGGACCCGGCGGCCGAGGGCGGCGTGGTCATGCAGCAGATCAGCCAGTTGGAGATACAGCTGAACACCAAAGAGCTGGAACTGGGCTCATTGTTGGCCAATCCACGTCCGCAACAAAGTCGCGTCGATGCGTTGAACGGCGAAATCGGCCGGCTGCAAGAGATGATTACCCAGACCCGACAGCAACTGACGCAGGGCAATGAGACGCGGTCGTCGCTGGCCGCGATCTCGGGCGAGTTGCGCATCGCCGAGGGTGACCTGTCGACCCGCCAGGAACTGCTGGCACAATCTGCCGCCCAGCTGGAAACGGCCAGAATCGAGGCAAACAAGCAGGTGCGCTATCTGTCGATGTCCGTTTCGCCTACCCCACCGGACGAACCCACATATCCAAAGGCGTTCCAGAATACACTGGTCGCCTTCCTTGTCTTTTCAGGAATTTACCTGATGATGTCACTGACAGCCTCCATCCTCCGCGAGCAGGTATCCTCATGA
- a CDS encoding ABC transporter ATP-binding protein — protein MLEFDNVSKSFWTGKQRKVILDQASFRVELGNSLGILAPNGTGKTTLINMMCGLEKPDEGEIRSDCRISFPLGFMGGVIARHSANENARYIARIYGLDPDYIEAFCRWLTDIGEYFDMPIGTYSTGMRQRFTFSLLLALEFDIYLIDEGMPQTTDAEFNRKAGSVLHDRLRNATVIIVSHQPGTIEKFCRSAATMRDGKLYMFETLDEAKQYYDYTA, from the coding sequence ATGCTGGAATTTGATAATGTTTCCAAGTCTTTCTGGACCGGAAAACAACGCAAGGTCATACTTGACCAGGCATCCTTCAGGGTCGAACTGGGCAACTCGCTTGGTATTCTGGCACCAAATGGCACCGGCAAGACGACCCTTATCAACATGATGTGCGGATTGGAAAAGCCCGATGAGGGCGAGATTCGCAGCGATTGCCGCATCTCTTTCCCTTTGGGATTCATGGGCGGCGTCATCGCGCGACATTCAGCCAATGAAAATGCGCGCTATATTGCGCGCATCTATGGACTGGACCCCGATTATATCGAGGCATTCTGTCGCTGGCTGACGGATATCGGCGAATATTTCGACATGCCCATCGGGACTTATTCCACCGGCATGCGACAACGGTTCACCTTTTCACTGCTGTTGGCGCTGGAGTTCGACATCTATCTGATCGATGAAGGGATGCCGCAGACCACCGACGCAGAGTTCAATCGCAAGGCAGGCTCGGTTCTGCATGACCGGCTGCGCAACGCGACCGTGATCATCGTTTCGCACCAGCCCGGCACGATCGAAAAGTTTTGTCGTTCTGCCGCAACCATGCGAGACGGGAAACTGTATATGTTCGAGACACTTGACGAGGCGAAGCAGTATTATGACTACACCGCCTAG
- a CDS encoding uracil-DNA glycosylase family protein, translating to MDRLANDISSCRLCAERFAATATAHRPRPVVWFRPAARLLIAGQAPGLRVHESGRPFADRSGDRLREWMGLDRAAFYDTARVAIVPMSFCFPGYDAKGADLPPPAICAATWRKRVLADLRPRLTLLVGAHAHRWHLGARASVSETVAGWQAHAPTVFPLPHPSWRNNGWLKRNPWFEAELLPALRAEVARLLADQTA from the coding sequence ATGGACAGGCTTGCCAATGATATCAGCAGCTGCCGGCTTTGCGCGGAAAGGTTCGCGGCGACGGCCACCGCGCATCGCCCCCGCCCGGTCGTGTGGTTCCGACCCGCGGCGCGTTTGCTGATCGCAGGACAGGCACCCGGCCTGCGCGTTCATGAAAGCGGCCGGCCGTTTGCCGACCGTTCCGGTGATCGACTGCGCGAATGGATGGGGCTGGATCGGGCCGCGTTCTATGACACTGCGCGGGTCGCCATCGTGCCCATGTCCTTCTGTTTTCCGGGCTATGACGCGAAGGGTGCCGATCTGCCGCCACCGGCCATTTGTGCTGCGACCTGGCGCAAGCGGGTGCTGGCAGACTTGCGGCCTCGTTTGACCCTGCTGGTGGGCGCGCATGCGCATCGCTGGCATCTGGGCGCGCGGGCTTCGGTCTCCGAAACCGTGGCGGGCTGGCAAGCGCACGCGCCGACCGTCTTTCCCTTGCCGCATCCCAGTTGGCGCAACAATGGCTGGCTGAAACGCAATCCCTGGTTCGAGGCCGAGTTGCTGCCCGCCCTGCGCGCCGAGGTCGCCCGCCTGTTGGCCGATCAAACCGCCTGA
- a CDS encoding serine hydrolase domain-containing protein, which translates to MHRRTLITAAALSPLLAAPSLAQDRLGRLLDEVEALDRIRAVAIWRDGAEIAARGYHGWTPDQPTNIKSASKSIISALAGIAVQRGALDGPDQPIAPILAADLPGDPDPRLSRITLGNLLSMQAGLERQSGANYGRWVSSGNWVRTALAAPFTQDPGGRMQYSTASSHLVSAVLTRVTGRSTLDLARDWLAPIPGFGITGWERDPQGIYLGGNQMAMSTRSLMNFGAVYAADGRANGQQIVPQDWIETSWQRRTASIFSGQGYGYGWFLTRIVGRDLRYGWGYGGQMIYVFPGGSRNAPLAIAMTSDPDQPSARTGYRDQLHRLAIGIAQAV; encoded by the coding sequence ATGCACCGTAGAACCCTGATCACCGCCGCCGCCCTCAGCCCATTGCTGGCCGCACCTTCCCTGGCTCAGGACCGGCTTGGCCGCCTGCTGGACGAGGTCGAGGCGCTGGATCGCATTCGTGCCGTGGCCATTTGGCGCGACGGCGCAGAAATTGCAGCGCGCGGCTATCACGGATGGACCCCGGACCAGCCCACAAATATCAAATCGGCCTCGAAATCGATCATCTCTGCGCTGGCAGGCATCGCCGTTCAGCGAGGTGCACTGGACGGCCCCGACCAGCCAATTGCGCCGATACTGGCGGCCGATTTGCCCGGCGACCCCGATCCGCGCCTGTCGCGCATCACGCTTGGCAATCTGCTGTCCATGCAGGCCGGTCTGGAGCGCCAATCGGGCGCGAATTACGGACGTTGGGTCAGCAGCGGGAATTGGGTGCGCACAGCACTGGCCGCGCCCTTTACGCAAGATCCCGGTGGGCGGATGCAATATTCCACCGCCTCGAGCCATCTGGTTTCCGCCGTCCTGACCCGTGTGACCGGGCGCAGCACACTGGATCTGGCCCGCGACTGGCTGGCGCCGATCCCCGGCTTTGGCATCACCGGCTGGGAACGGGATCCGCAGGGCATCTATCTGGGCGGCAATCAGATGGCCATGAGCACGCGGTCACTGATGAATTTCGGCGCGGTTTACGCGGCGGATGGTCGCGCCAATGGTCAGCAGATCGTGCCGCAGGACTGGATCGAGACAAGCTGGCAGCGCCGCACCGCCTCGATTTTCAGCGGACAGGGCTATGGCTATGGCTGGTTCCTGACCCGTATCGTGGGCCGCGATCTGCGCTATGGCTGGGGCTATGGCGGACAGATGATCTATGTGTTCCCCGGCGGTTCGAGGAACGCACCGCTTGCCATTGCAATGACCTCTGACCCCGATCAACCCTCGGCGCGGACGGGTTATCGCGATCAGTTGCACCGGCTGGCCATCGGGATCGCTCAGGCGGTTTGA
- a CDS encoding SseB family protein, whose amino-acid sequence MTALDDLAETPFHEADAQTRSRMMSRLADTRLAVALTTQPMGDEIELQMFPFEGNQAALACDTEERLADFLNGPTPYAAMPGRVLAGLLADAGAGLLVNPGHPSQMLLDAGSLMWLRGALAARPEAETARLDLCAPSPEAVAALAPPLAERLGDLRDLITGAALAGIRGERDQPVAQLLLIAGAPEDQQPAIAKALAETLAFLPPQPGGVDISFSDAAPPAGALRFDLTAQTPPAVARPKGPPNLR is encoded by the coding sequence ATGACCGCTCTTGATGATCTTGCCGAAACGCCGTTTCACGAAGCTGATGCGCAGACCCGTTCGCGGATGATGTCGCGACTGGCCGATACGCGGCTGGCGGTCGCGCTGACGACCCAGCCCATGGGCGATGAGATCGAGTTGCAGATGTTCCCGTTTGAGGGCAATCAGGCCGCGCTGGCGTGTGATACCGAAGAACGTCTGGCCGATTTCCTGAATGGGCCGACGCCCTATGCGGCGATGCCGGGCCGCGTTCTGGCGGGGCTGTTGGCCGATGCCGGTGCGGGTTTGCTGGTCAATCCGGGCCATCCCTCGCAAATGTTGCTGGATGCGGGCTCGCTTATGTGGTTGCGCGGCGCGCTGGCTGCCCGACCCGAGGCCGAGACGGCGCGGCTGGACCTGTGCGCACCCTCACCCGAGGCGGTGGCGGCGCTGGCGCCGCCGCTGGCCGAACGGCTGGGCGATCTGCGCGACCTGATCACCGGTGCCGCGCTGGCCGGAATACGCGGCGAGCGCGATCAACCGGTGGCTCAGCTGTTGCTGATCGCGGGCGCGCCCGAGGACCAGCAGCCCGCCATCGCAAAGGCGCTGGCCGAAACGCTGGCCTTTCTGCCGCCGCAGCCCGGCGGCGTGGATATCAGCTTTTCCGATGCCGCACCGCCTGCCGGGGCATTGCGATTTGACCTGACAGCGCAAACGCCCCCCGCCGTAGCCCGTCCAAAGGGGCCACCGAACCTCCGTTGA
- a CDS encoding CDP-alcohol phosphatidyltransferase family protein: MTARAKALFVHLLTATGVIFSMLAMLAAVDGDWSEMFMWLLVAFVVDGIDGPLARRFDVKANWPAYDGVLMDLIIDYITYVFIPAFALFQSDLLSGWTGWFLCFVIVYGSIIYFADTRMKTKDNSFAGFPACWNMVVLVLFAIKPHWAVIAVIVVLLTGAMFTNIKFIHPVRTERWRAISLPMAVAWMVFGLWAIAVDFHPASWAVWGLVITSVWLLCAGAVQQLLPDRD, from the coding sequence ATGACAGCACGTGCCAAGGCTCTCTTCGTCCATCTGCTGACCGCAACAGGGGTCATCTTCTCGATGCTCGCCATGCTGGCGGCGGTCGATGGCGACTGGTCGGAAATGTTTATGTGGCTGCTGGTGGCCTTTGTGGTCGATGGCATCGACGGCCCGCTTGCCCGCCGCTTTGATGTCAAGGCAAACTGGCCCGCCTATGATGGCGTGCTGATGGACCTTATCATCGACTATATCACCTATGTCTTTATCCCGGCCTTTGCGCTGTTCCAGTCGGACCTGCTGTCGGGCTGGACGGGGTGGTTTCTGTGCTTTGTCATCGTTTACGGCAGTATCATATATTTTGCCGACACGCGCATGAAGACAAAGGATAATTCATTCGCCGGATTTCCTGCCTGCTGGAATATGGTGGTGCTGGTCCTGTTCGCGATCAAGCCGCATTGGGCGGTGATTGCTGTCATCGTCGTGCTGCTGACGGGCGCGATGTTCACCAATATCAAATTCATCCATCCGGTGCGCACGGAACGCTGGCGGGCGATATCGCTGCCGATGGCTGTGGCCTGGATGGTCTTTGGGCTTTGGGCGATTGCGGTCGATTTTCATCCGGCAAGCTGGGCAGTCTGGGGGCTGGTCATCACCTCGGTCTGGCTGCTCTGCGCGGGCGCGGTGCAGCAGTTGCTGCCAGACCGTGACTGA
- a CDS encoding ABC transporter substrate-binding protein translates to MLKRLMNATAGLALMASGAWAAPDAITLGMVLEPPNLDPTGGAAAAIDEVVYANLFEGLTRFGPDGSIQPALAASWDVEQDGRVYVFHLQDGVTFHDGAEFTAEDVVFSLDRSRADDSTNAQKALFEGIESVEAVDPATVRVTLTAPDGNFIFKMAWGDAVMVDEASVADIATHPVGTGPFQFSEWVQGDRIELSAFDGYWGEKPALKTATFRIISDPTAAFAAMMAGDIDAFPNYPAPETLPQLEADPRFKVIVGTTEGETILAMNNTQPPLDDVKVREAIAHAINRQDLVDGAMFGYGTPIGSHFAPHHPDYVDETGKSAFDPEASRALLTEAGQSDLNLRLALPPPPYARRGGEIVAAQLREVGIQTEITNMEWAQWLETVFNGGDFDLTIISHTEPMDIDIYARPDYYFHYARPEFVALMDELKATVDPAQRSELLKQAQAMIADDYVNAFLFQLAKTGVANAKIEGLWENAPTQANDLTRVHWLD, encoded by the coding sequence ATGCTGAAAAGACTGATGAATGCCACGGCAGGTTTGGCGCTGATGGCAAGCGGTGCCTGGGCCGCGCCCGATGCGATCACGCTGGGTATGGTTCTTGAGCCACCCAATCTGGACCCGACAGGCGGTGCCGCTGCCGCGATTGACGAGGTTGTTTACGCCAATCTGTTCGAGGGACTGACGCGCTTCGGCCCTGACGGCAGCATCCAGCCGGCGCTGGCCGCAAGCTGGGACGTCGAACAGGACGGCCGCGTCTATGTGTTTCACCTGCAGGACGGCGTGACCTTCCACGACGGTGCCGAATTCACGGCCGAGGATGTGGTCTTTTCGCTTGATCGTTCGCGGGCCGATGACAGCACCAATGCACAAAAGGCGCTGTTTGAGGGGATCGAAAGCGTCGAGGCCGTTGATCCGGCCACCGTCCGCGTTACGCTGACGGCGCCAGACGGCAATTTCATCTTCAAGATGGCCTGGGGCGATGCGGTGATGGTCGATGAGGCCAGCGTGGCGGATATCGCGACGCATCCGGTGGGCACGGGCCCGTTTCAATTCAGCGAATGGGTGCAGGGCGACCGGATCGAGCTGAGCGCATTTGATGGCTATTGGGGCGAAAAGCCGGCGCTGAAGACGGCAACGTTTCGCATCATTTCCGACCCGACCGCCGCATTTGCGGCGATGATGGCGGGCGATATCGACGCCTTTCCGAATTATCCCGCGCCCGAAACTTTGCCCCAGCTGGAAGCCGATCCCCGCTTCAAGGTGATTGTCGGCACGACCGAAGGCGAGACGATCCTGGCGATGAACAATACCCAGCCGCCGCTGGACGACGTGAAGGTGCGTGAGGCCATCGCGCATGCCATCAACCGGCAGGATCTGGTGGATGGTGCCATGTTTGGCTATGGCACCCCGATCGGATCGCATTTCGCGCCGCATCACCCGGATTACGTCGATGAAACCGGCAAATCCGCCTTTGACCCCGAGGCGTCGCGGGCATTGCTGACCGAGGCCGGGCAGAGCGATCTGAACTTGCGCCTGGCGCTGCCACCGCCTCCCTACGCGCGGCGCGGCGGCGAGATCGTGGCAGCGCAGCTGCGCGAGGTCGGGATCCAGACCGAGATCACCAATATGGAATGGGCGCAATGGTTGGAGACAGTGTTCAACGGCGGTGACTTCGACCTGACCATCATCAGCCATACCGAGCCGATGGATATCGATATCTATGCCCGGCCCGACTATTATTTCCACTATGCGCGGCCGGAATTCGTCGCCTTGATGGATGAGCTGAAGGCGACGGTCGACCCGGCGCAGCGCAGCGAATTGCTGAAACAGGCGCAGGCCATGATCGCGGATGACTACGTCAATGCGTTCCTGTTCCAACTGGCCAAGACAGGCGTCGCCAATGCCAAGATCGAAGGGCTATGGGAGAACGCTCCAACGCAGGCCAATGACCTGACACGAGTGCATTGGCTGGATTGA